A stretch of DNA from Pseudomonadota bacterium:
GAGCTTCCGCTCCTGGGCACGGCGGCGGATCTCGATATTGTGTGCCTTCGACCCGGTAAAGTACTGAAGGGCGGCGCCGAAGGACTCCACGCCTACCACCCGCAGGTCCACCTGCAAAGCGCACTTTAGGATGACGGTCGAACGCGTGCCGCCCTTGGCAACGATCTCCCGGACTTCATCGTAAGCCACGAAATGATCCATCATGCGCTGCGCATCGCTGGCGTTCGCCAAGATATCGATATCCCCCACCGTTTCACGGCAGCGCCGGTAGCTGCCTGCGACGATGACCTCTACCGCTCCCGGGCCCTTCTCGAGGTATTCCTTGAGCGGTTCGGCATACTGAGCCGCGATGGCGAGCTTGAAGCGGGCCGGCGTATCGAGGTGTTTCCCGGTCGCCTGCAGGATCGCGGCTTCGGTCTTCACGCCAAAGCCTGGCAGCTCCCGTATACGGTGATCGAGCGCGGCGCGTCCGAGTTGCTCCAAGGTTTGCACGTCGAGCTCGTGATAAAGGGTACGAACGCGTTTCGGGCCGAGACCCGGGATCTGAAGGAGTTGTGTGACGGTGGGCGGCATTTTCTTCCGTAGCTTCTCGAGCGCCTGGCACCTACCGGTCTCGACTATCTCCCTGATCTTGGCAGCGAGATCCTCGCCAATGCTCGGCAGCTCGCTCAGGTTTTCGCCTTTCGCAACCATGTCTGCCACCGGCACGCCCATGGCCTGGAGCTGGCGCGCGGCATTGCCGTAGGCGCGAATGCGAAACGGGTTTGCGCCTTCGATCTCCAGCCGATCGGCGATCTCCTCGAAGAGCGCGGCGAGATCTGCGTTATGGACCGGCATGTGGAACGCGCGCAGCCTCTCGCCCGCGGCGCTCGTCGACGGTGGCGAGGAGGGCCAGGCCAGCGATAAAAAAACCCGCCGTTGCGAGCAGCGCAAGCCGGTGATCCCCGCGAGACGCCTGCGTGATCACGCCATAGCTCATGGGGCCGATGACGGCGGCGAGCTTGCCGGCAAGCCCCCACAAACCAAAAAACTCGGCAGACCGTTCGGGAGGGGAGAACTGCCCGATGAGCGCCCGCCCGGCCGACTGACTCGATCCCAGCGCGATGCCGATGAGATTGGCCACGACCCAGAACCCCATGCGGTCCTCAATCGTATAAGCGAGCACGAGGGCGGCGATCCATACCAATAACGTGGCGGCCAGGGTAGGCACCGAGCCGAACCGATCCTGGAGGAACCCGAAGCCGAGCGCGCCCGCCGCCGCCGTGAAGTTGACGACGAGGACCATCCAGAGGGTCTCTTGCATGCCAAACCCCATGACTTCTTGCGCGTAGATCGCGGCCAGTACCACCACGGTATTGACGCCGCAATAGTACACGGCGAGCGTCACAAGAAAGCGAAAAAGATCCCGGAAGTGGCGGGCTTGCCTGAGCGTCTGCCGGACGCGCTCGAAGCCGATGCGAGCATAGCTTTCACCGGAAGGGACCATCCGAGGCCGCGCGCGCTCGCGTAACCAGAGAAATGTCGGGATCGCGGCGGCGGCGAACGCCACGGTGGTGATCCACAGCGTCACCGGGACATACTGCGTGATCGTGTGATGCTGCGCCTCGGCCCATGAAATATAGGCGAGGCAAAGCCCGAGCACCAAGAGTCCGCCGAGGTACCCGAGCGCCCAGCCGTAACTTGAAATCTTGCCCATCTCCTCGGGCCGCGCGACCTCAGGTAGAAACGACGCGATCAGGTTCTCCCCCGTAGCAAACATGAAGCTTGAAAGGATCACGAGAGACATGCCAAGCCCCACCTCCCCCTTGCCGACGAGTCCGAGCATCGCCGTGAACAGCACGCAGCCAACCGTACTCCAGGCCAGGAAGCGTTTCTTACACGCTTTGAAATCCGCTACTGCCCCGAGCACCGGGGCGCTCAAGAGCACCAGGAGGTTGGAAACACCCATGGCGATGGTCCAGAGGAGCGTGCCGGTTCCCGGCGCGTAGCCCATTTCCCTGCCGGCCACTGTTCCCACGAAATAGGCATTGAAGATCGCGGTCAGCACGACCGTCGTATAACCGGAGTTCGCGAAGTCGTACATCGCCCAAGCGACGATCTCACGCCGGGATGCGGCAGGCGCGTCCGCCCGCGGGCCACGAGGCTCAGTGTTCTCTTCTCGTATTGCTGGCATGCGGAATATTGGCGCGAACGAGTTTATGTGCGTAGTCGCGGATGATAGCACAATTCGTCTCGCTGCGCGGTAATTCCGATGAAGCTGAAGGCCCCCCGGGCGTCGAAGGGAGTGATGTCGGTAAAGGGCTGTGTCAACACCTGCCGCGCAATGATGGACTCCGACGGGAAGCCTGCCTACGGGCGGAAAATACTCCTCAGGGGTTGCCCCAGTGAGGTTCTGGTACTCAGGCGCGGCTTGCGCCAGCAGTCCGACGCTGCGCAGCCTCGGGACCGTGCTCTGGCGCTGGATGATGCCCAACATCAGCGTCAGCCTCGGGAGCCTGAAGCGATGCGCCCCGCTCTTAATAGTGCCGGCGTCGAGGCGATCCGGATATTCAAGCGAAACGGCAGTGCTCTCCTTCTCGGCGATCCATTCGGCGAACTGAGGAAACTGCATGAGGTAATTGCGGTCAATTTTCCCGGGCCTTTGTTCGGCAACTTTCTTTCCAAGCTCTGTAATGACGTAAAGTCCTCTTTTTGGCCGGTCGAGCAGTCCAGCGAGATACGGGTCGTAGCAGGCCCAATTCGTGCGAAACCGAAGACACAGGCCGAACAATCGATTGCAGTGACACAGACGCCCAATGAAATAATCGAGGCGGCACACAAGAGTCTCCGGGCGGCGCTTCGTTCAGAGGTACTCGACGTGATTCGGAAAATGGATCCGTATCGATTTGAGCAAGTCGTCGTGGACGTATTGGTCGCAATGGGTTACGGGGGATCTCGGGAGGAGGCCGCTCACGTGACGCAGAA
This window harbors:
- a CDS encoding MFS transporter — translated: MYDFANSGYTTVVLTAIFNAYFVGTVAGREMGYAPGTGTLLWTIAMGVSNLLVLLSAPVLGAVADFKACKKRFLAWSTVGCVLFTAMLGLVGKGEVGLGMSLVILSSFMFATGENLIASFLPEVARPEEMGKISSYGWALGYLGGLLVLGLCLAYISWAEAQHHTITQYVPVTLWITTVAFAAAAIPTFLWLRERARPRMVPSGESYARIGFERVRQTLRQARHFRDLFRFLVTLAVYYCGVNTVVVLAAIYAQEVMGFGMQETLWMVLVVNFTAAAGALGFGFLQDRFGSVPTLAATLLVWIAALVLAYTIEDRMGFWVVANLIGIALGSSQSAGRALIGQFSPPERSAEFFGLWGLAGKLAAVIGPMSYGVITQASRGDHRLALLATAGFFIAGLALLATVDERRGREAARVPHAGP